The genomic window ATGACCCCGGCCGTGCTGCCGCCGTGGCGCAGATGGAGGCCGCCGGCGCGCGCTCGGTGGAGCTCGTCGACTTCGACGCCGTGGAAACCGACACCCATCCCAAGGTGATCGACCAATGCTTCGCCGGCGGCGACGTCGACGTGGCCATCGTCGCCTTCGGCTTGCTTGGTGACGCCGAAGAGCTGTGGCAGAACCAGCGCAAAGCCGTGCAGATCGCCGAAGTCAACTACACCGCAGCGGTTTCCGTCGGGGTGCTGCTGGGCGAAAAGATGCGCGCGCAAGGTTTCGGCCAGATCATCGCGATGAGCACCGTCGCCGGTGAACGGGTACGACGCTCCAATTTCGTCTACGGCTCTACCAAGGCCGGCCTGGACGGCTTCTACCTCGGGCTGGGCGAGGCGTTGCGCGAGTACGGTGTTCGGGTGCTGGTGATCCGGCCCGGCCAGGTGCGCACCCGCATGAGCGCGCATGTCAAGGAGGCTCCGCTGACCGTCGACAAGGAGTACGTCGCCAACCTGGCGGTGACCGCGTCCGCAAAAGGTAAGGAACTGGTTTGGGCGCCAACAGCATTCAGGTACGTGATGATGGTGTTGCGTCACATCCCGCGGAGCGTCTTCCGCAAGCTGCCCATCTGAGCATGCGCAACGCGCTGGCCAGCCTGGGCCAGATGGCGCTGGCGGCGCTGGCGGCCGTCGTGGTGTCGGTCATCTCGCTGGACGCCATCGCCAAAGTCCAGTGGCCCGCCTTCCCGTCGTCCAACCAACTGCACGCACTGACCACCGTCGGGCAGGTGGCCTGCCTGGCCGGGCTGATCGCGGCGGGCTGGGCGTGGCGCCGGGGCGGGCGGCTACGGCTGCTCGCCCAGTCCGCCGGGGTGGTGTTCGTCTCGGCCTTCGCCGTCGTGACGCTGGGGATGCCGCTGGGCGCGACCAAGCTGTATCTGTTCGGAATCTCCGTCGACCAGCAGTTCCGCACCGAGTACTTGACCCGGCTCACCGACAGCGCCGCCCTGCACGACATGACCTACCTGGGGTTACCGCCGTTCTACCCGCCGGGCTGGTTCTGGATCGGTGGCCGCGTCGCGGCGCTGACCGGCGCGCCCGCGTGGGAGGCGTTCAAGCCGTGGGCGATCACCTCGATCACCGTGGCCGTCGCGGTCGCGCTGGTGCTGTGGTGGCGAATGATCCGATTCGAATACGCGCTGCTGGTCACCATCGCGACCACCGCGGTGACCCTGGCCTACAGTTCGCCGGAACCGTATGCGGCGATGATCGCGGTGTTGCTGCCACCGGTGCTGGTGCTGACCTGGTCGGGCCTGCGCGCCGGCGAGCGTGCCGCTGGCCGCACGCTCGAGCCCGAGGGTGAAGCCGGCCGCACGCTCGCGCCGCAAGCCCGCGGGTGGGGCGCGGTGATCGGCGCGGGCATCTTTTTGGGCTTCGCCGCCACCTGGTACACCCTGCTGGTTGCCTACAGCGCGTTCACCATGACGCTGATGGCGCTGGTGCTCGCCGCGGCGCGCTGGCGGCGCGACCGGAAAGCGGCCGTGGACCCGCTGCGCAGGCTCGTCGTCATCGGTCTGATCGCCGCGGCCATCGGATCCATCACCTGGTTGCCGTACTTGTTGCGAGCCGTGCGCGGACCGGTCAGCAACAGCGGCAGCGCCCAGCACTACCTGCCCGCCGACGGCGCCGAACTGACCTTCCCGATGTTGCAGTTCTCGCTGCTGGGGGCGCTGTGCCTGCTGGGCATCCTGTGGCTGATCGTGCGGGCCCGGACTTCGGTACGGGCCGGCGGCCTGGCCCTGGGTGTGCTGGCCGTCTACCTGTGGTCGCTGCTGTCGATGCTGACCACGCTGGCCCGCACCACGTTGCTGTCGTTCCGGCTGCAGCCGACGCTGACCGTGCTGCTGGCGACCGCGGGCGTATTCGGGTTCGCCGAAGCCACCCTCGCGCTGGCCGCGCGCCGCAGAGCCGTCCTGCCCGTGGCCGGAGCGATCGGCCTGGCCGGGGCGATCGCCTTCAGCCAAGACATCCCCGACGTGCTGCGCCCCGACCTCACCGTCGCCTACACCGACACCGACGGGCACGGCCAGCGCGGGGACCGCCGGCCCCCCGGCGCGGAGAAGTACTACGCCGACATCGACGCCGCCATCCAGCGCACCACCGGTCGGCCGCGCAACCAGACCGTGGTGCTGACCGCCGATTACAGCTTCCTGTCCTTCTATCCGTACTGGGGTTTCCAGGGGTTGACGTCGCACTACGCCAATCCGCTGGCCCAGTTCGACAAGCGGGCCGCCCAGATCGAAAGCTGGTCGAACCTCAAGACGGCCGACGAGCTGGTCAAGGCGCTGGACAAGCTGCCCTGGCCGCCGCCGACGGTCTTCCTGATGCGCCGCGGCGCGGGCAACACCTACACCTTGCGGCTGGCCGAGGACGTCTACCCCAACCAGCCCAACGTGCGGCGCTACACCGTGGACCTCAAGGCGGCGCTGTTCGCCGACCCGCGCTTCGCCGTCGACACCATCGGCCCGTTCGTCCTGGCCGTTCGCAAACCGGGGCCGAACCGCTGATGGCGACCGACACCTCGATCGACGCGATCGAACAATTACCATCTACCTCCGTGAGCGGCGCGGGAGGGAACTACCGGATCGCTCGCCTCGTGGCCGTCGTCGCCGGTCTGCTGGGCGCCGCGCTCGCGCTGGCCACGCCCTTCCTTCCGGTCACGCAGACCACCGCCCAGCTGAACTGGCCGCAGAACGGCACGTTCGGCAGCGTCGAGGCGCCCCTGATCGGTTATGTGGCCACCGAGCTGAACATCACCGTTCCCTGCCAGGCGGCGGCCGGGCTGACCGGTCCGGACAACGCCGCCAAGACGGTGCTGCTGTCCACGGTGCCCAAGCAGGCTCCCAAAGCCGTCGACCGAGGACTGCTGCTGCAGCGCGTCAACGACGACCTGGTGCTGATCGTGCGCAACGTCCCGGTGGTCGCGGCCCCGCTGAGCCAGGTGCTCAGCCCGGCCTGCCAGCGGTTGACGTTCACCGCGCACGCCGACAAGGTCACCGGCGAGTTCGTCGGACTGCGCCAAGGCCCCAACAGCGAGCACCCCGGTGAACCGCTGCGCGGGGAGAAAAGCGGCTACGACTTCCGGCCGCAGATCGTCGGGGTGTTCACCGACCTGTCCGGGCCCGCGCCGCCGGGCCTGAGCTTCTCGGCGACGGTCGACACCCGCTACAGCACCAGCCCGACGCCGCTGAAGATGGCCGCGATGATCCTCGGCGTCGTGCTGACCGGCGCCGCGCTGATCGCGCTGCACATCCTGGACACCGCCGACGGCACCCGGCACCGGCGCTTCCTGCCCGCGCGCTGGTGGTCGGTCGGCGCGCTCGATGCCCTGGTGCTGGTCGTGCTGGTGTGGTGGCACTTCGTCGGCGCCAACACCGCCGACGACGGCTACATCCTCACCATGGCCCGGGTCTCCGAGCACGCCGGCTACATGTCCAATTACTACCGCTGGTTCGGTACCCCCGAGGACCCGTTCGGCTGGTACTACAACCTGCTGGCCATGTGGGCGCACGTCAGCACCGCCAGCGTGTGGATGCGCCTGCCCACCCTGGCGATGGCGCTGACCTGCTGGTGGGTGATCAGCCGGGAAGTCATTCCGCGCCTGGGGCATGCGGTCAAAACCAACCGGGCCGCAGCGTGGACCGCGGCGGGCATGTTCCTGGCGGTGTGGCTGCCGCTGGACAACGGCCTGCGCCCGGAGCCGATCATCGCCCTGGGCATCCTGCTGACCTGGTGCTCGGTGGAGCGGGCGGTGGCCACCAGCCGGCTGCTGCCCGTCGCGATCGCCTGCGTCGTCGGCGCGCTGACCTTGTTCTCCGGGCCCACCGGCATCGCCTCTATCGGCGCCCTGCTGGTAGCGATCGGGCCGCTGCGCACCATCTTGCACCGGCGTTCCAAGCAGTTCGGGTTGTTGCCGCTGATCTCCCCCATCCTGGCGGCGGGCACCGTCACCGCCATCCTGATCTTCCGCGACCAGAGCTTCGCGGCCGAGAGCCAAGCCACCGTGCTCAAACAAGCCGTCGGCCCCAGCCTGAAGTGGTTCGACGAGCACATCCGCTACGAGCGGTTGTTCATGGCCAGCCCGGATGGTTCGGTGGCCCGCCGGTTCGCCGTGCTGGCGCTGCTGCTGGCGCTGGCGGTCGCGGTGGCCATGTCGCTGCGCAAGGGCCGCATCCCCGGCACCGCCGCCGGGCCGAGTCGGCGCATCATCGGCATCACCGTCATCTCGTTCCTGGCGATGATGTTCACCCCCACCAAGTGGACCCACCACTTCGGGGTGTTCGCCGGGCTGGCCGGCTCGTTGGGGGCGCTGGCCGCGGTCGCGGTCACCAGCACCGCGATGCGGTCCCGGCGCAACCGCACCCTGTTCGCCGCCGTGGTGCTGTTCGTCATGGCGTTGTCCTTCGCCAGCGTCAACGGCTGGTGGTATGTGTCCAACTTCGGCGTGCCCTGGTCCAACGCGTTCCCGAAATGGCGGTGGTCGCTCACCACCGCCTTCCTCGAGCTGACGGTGGCGGTGCTGCTGATCGCGGCGTGGTTCCACTTCGCCGCCAACGGCGGGCCGCGCCGCCAGATCCGCGAGCGGCCGCGGCTGGCCCGCGTGGTGCAGTCGCCGTTGGCGATCGCGACCTGGGTGCTGGTCCTGTTCGAGGTGGTCTCGCTGACCCAGGCGATGATCACCCAATACCCGGCCTGGTCGGTGGGCCGGTCGAATCTGCAGGCCCTGACCGGCAAGACCTGCGGGCTGGCCGAAGACGTCCTGGTCGAGATGGACCCCAACGCCGGGATGCTGCCCCCGGTCGGCGCCGCGCCGGCCGACGCACTGGGCGCCGGCCTGTCCGAGGCGTTCACCCCCAACGGCATCCCCGCCGACGTCTCCGCCGACCCGGTGATGGAACGCCCGGGTGACCGCAACTTCGCCAGCGACGACGGCGTCGTCACTGGCAGCGATCCGGGTACCGAAGGCGGCACCACCGCCGCGCCCGGCATCAACGGCTCGCGCGCGCGGCTGCCGTTCAACCTGGACTCGGCGCGCACGCCGATCCTGGGCAGCTGGCGCTCGGGTATCCAAGTGCCCGCGATGTTGCGGTCCGGTTGGTACCGCCTGCCGCCCAAGGACCAGCGCAGCGCGTCGCCGCTGTTGGTGCTCACCGCGGCCGGCCGGTTCGATCCCCGCGAAGTGCAGGTGCAGTGGGCCACCGACGCCGAGGCGGCCGCCGGACGTCACGGCGGCTCGATGGGCTTCGCCGACGTCGGCGCGGTGCCGGCCTGGCGCAATCTGCGGGCTCCGCTGTCGGCGATCCCGGACTCGGCCACCCAGATCCGGTTGGTCGCCGACGACGACGACCTGGCCCCGCAGCACTGGATCGCGCTGACGCCGCCGCGGATACCGCAACTGCGCACGCTGCAGGATGTGGTGGGCTCCAAGGATCCGGTGTTCCTGGACTGGCTGGTGGGCCTGGCGTTCCCCTGCCAGCGTCCGTTCGGCCATCAGTACGGCGTGGACGAGACGCCCAAGTGGCGCATCCTGCCCGACCGGTTCGGCGCCGAAGCCAACTCGCCGGTGATGGATTACCTCGGCGGCGGCCCGCTGGGCGTCACCGAGTTGCTGGCCCACGCCACCACGGTGGCCAGCTACCTCAAGGACGACTGGTTCCGGGACTGGGGTGCGTTGCAGCGGTTGACGCCGTACTACTCCGACGCCCCACCGGCGCGGCTCGAGCTGGGCACCGTGACGCGCAGCGGACTGTGGGATCCCGCGCCGCTGCGCAAAGGCTGAGCCGAAACACCTAGTCAGCTCGTGCGCGGCCCCGCATCCTCAACCCACTCAGCAGCTTCGCCTACCATCGAGCCTCGTGTCCTTCGACGGTAGACAGCGATTCCATCGAATCGCCCGGCTGGTTGCCGTCGTCTCGGGCCTGATCGGTCTGCTGCTGTGCCTGCTGGTTCCGCTGCTGCCGGTAAAGCAGACCACCGCCACCATCCGGTGGCCCCAGGGCACCGCCGCCGACGGCAACGTCAGCCAGATCACCGCGCCGCTGGTGTCCGGGGCGCCGCGGGCGCTCGACATCTCCATCCCCTGCTCGGCCATCGCCACCCTGCCCGCCAGCGGCGGCCTGGTGGTGTCCACCTTGCCCAGCGAAGGCGTGGACACCGGCAAACACGGGCTGTTCGTGCGGGCCAATAACGACACGGTCGTGGTCGCGTTCCGCG from Mycobacterium kubicae includes these protein-coding regions:
- a CDS encoding decaprenylphospho-beta-D-erythro-pentofuranosid-2-ulose 2-reductase, with the protein product MVLDAVGNPQTVLLLGGTSEIGLAICERYLRTARARIILAAMPDDPGRAAAVAQMEAAGARSVELVDFDAVETDTHPKVIDQCFAGGDVDVAIVAFGLLGDAEELWQNQRKAVQIAEVNYTAAVSVGVLLGEKMRAQGFGQIIAMSTVAGERVRRSNFVYGSTKAGLDGFYLGLGEALREYGVRVLVIRPGQVRTRMSAHVKEAPLTVDKEYVANLAVTASAKGKELVWAPTAFRYVMMVLRHIPRSVFRKLPI
- a CDS encoding galactan 5-O-arabinofuranosyltransferase, which translates into the protein MRNALASLGQMALAALAAVVVSVISLDAIAKVQWPAFPSSNQLHALTTVGQVACLAGLIAAGWAWRRGGRLRLLAQSAGVVFVSAFAVVTLGMPLGATKLYLFGISVDQQFRTEYLTRLTDSAALHDMTYLGLPPFYPPGWFWIGGRVAALTGAPAWEAFKPWAITSITVAVAVALVLWWRMIRFEYALLVTIATTAVTLAYSSPEPYAAMIAVLLPPVLVLTWSGLRAGERAAGRTLEPEGEAGRTLAPQARGWGAVIGAGIFLGFAATWYTLLVAYSAFTMTLMALVLAAARWRRDRKAAVDPLRRLVVIGLIAAAIGSITWLPYLLRAVRGPVSNSGSAQHYLPADGAELTFPMLQFSLLGALCLLGILWLIVRARTSVRAGGLALGVLAVYLWSLLSMLTTLARTTLLSFRLQPTLTVLLATAGVFGFAEATLALAARRRAVLPVAGAIGLAGAIAFSQDIPDVLRPDLTVAYTDTDGHGQRGDRRPPGAEKYYADIDAAIQRTTGRPRNQTVVLTADYSFLSFYPYWGFQGLTSHYANPLAQFDKRAAQIESWSNLKTADELVKALDKLPWPPPTVFLMRRGAGNTYTLRLAEDVYPNQPNVRRYTVDLKAALFADPRFAVDTIGPFVLAVRKPGPNR
- a CDS encoding arabinosyltransferase domain-containing protein encodes the protein MATDTSIDAIEQLPSTSVSGAGGNYRIARLVAVVAGLLGAALALATPFLPVTQTTAQLNWPQNGTFGSVEAPLIGYVATELNITVPCQAAAGLTGPDNAAKTVLLSTVPKQAPKAVDRGLLLQRVNDDLVLIVRNVPVVAAPLSQVLSPACQRLTFTAHADKVTGEFVGLRQGPNSEHPGEPLRGEKSGYDFRPQIVGVFTDLSGPAPPGLSFSATVDTRYSTSPTPLKMAAMILGVVLTGAALIALHILDTADGTRHRRFLPARWWSVGALDALVLVVLVWWHFVGANTADDGYILTMARVSEHAGYMSNYYRWFGTPEDPFGWYYNLLAMWAHVSTASVWMRLPTLAMALTCWWVISREVIPRLGHAVKTNRAAAWTAAGMFLAVWLPLDNGLRPEPIIALGILLTWCSVERAVATSRLLPVAIACVVGALTLFSGPTGIASIGALLVAIGPLRTILHRRSKQFGLLPLISPILAAGTVTAILIFRDQSFAAESQATVLKQAVGPSLKWFDEHIRYERLFMASPDGSVARRFAVLALLLALAVAVAMSLRKGRIPGTAAGPSRRIIGITVISFLAMMFTPTKWTHHFGVFAGLAGSLGALAAVAVTSTAMRSRRNRTLFAAVVLFVMALSFASVNGWWYVSNFGVPWSNAFPKWRWSLTTAFLELTVAVLLIAAWFHFAANGGPRRQIRERPRLARVVQSPLAIATWVLVLFEVVSLTQAMITQYPAWSVGRSNLQALTGKTCGLAEDVLVEMDPNAGMLPPVGAAPADALGAGLSEAFTPNGIPADVSADPVMERPGDRNFASDDGVVTGSDPGTEGGTTAAPGINGSRARLPFNLDSARTPILGSWRSGIQVPAMLRSGWYRLPPKDQRSASPLLVLTAAGRFDPREVQVQWATDAEAAAGRHGGSMGFADVGAVPAWRNLRAPLSAIPDSATQIRLVADDDDLAPQHWIALTPPRIPQLRTLQDVVGSKDPVFLDWLVGLAFPCQRPFGHQYGVDETPKWRILPDRFGAEANSPVMDYLGGGPLGVTELLAHATTVASYLKDDWFRDWGALQRLTPYYSDAPPARLELGTVTRSGLWDPAPLRKG